One stretch of Pseudomonas fluorescens Q2-87 DNA includes these proteins:
- a CDS encoding YcgL domain-containing protein, translating to MKRICSIYRSSKKNEMYLYVLKSDALKRVPEPLMAAFGKAIHAFDLVLSPERELSREDINKVLENLDSQGYHLQMPPAEDEYIEHLPEELLRRNDPV from the coding sequence TTGAAACGTATCTGCTCCATCTACCGAAGCTCGAAGAAAAACGAGATGTACCTGTATGTGCTCAAGAGTGATGCCTTGAAGCGTGTGCCTGAGCCATTGATGGCGGCCTTTGGCAAGGCGATCCATGCCTTCGACCTGGTGCTGAGCCCCGAGCGGGAGCTGTCCCGGGAAGACATTAACAAGGTGCTGGAAAACCTCGACAGCCAGGGTTACCACCTGCAGATGCCACCGGCCGAGGATGAATACATCGAACACCTGCCCGAAGAGTTGCTGCGACGCAACGACCCGGTCTGA
- the rnd gene encoding ribonuclease D yields the protein MAIDIHWIRDNDSLGQFCAEWQQLPFVALDTEFMRVDTFYPIAGLLQIGDGKRAYLIDPLTIDNWQPLAALLENPAVLKVLHACSEDLEVLLRLTGSLPAPLFDTQLAAAYLNLGFSMGYSRLVQEVLGIELPKGETRSDWLQRPLSDTQISYAAEDAVHLAEVFVQLRPKLSDEKSAWVLEDGAELVANLRREVDPYEVYREAKLAWKLSRAQLAVLRELCAWREREARARDLPRNRIIREHSLWPLARTQPDNLGALAKIEDMHPRTVRQDGEFLLDLIKRAASVPPEQWPPAVAEPLPIEASALVKRLRALGQAEAERLGIAPELMLRKKTLEALIKSGFPEGPYQLPDSLRGWRRELMGQALLDSLATAGEQP from the coding sequence GTGGCCATCGATATTCATTGGATTCGCGACAACGATAGCCTCGGGCAGTTTTGCGCCGAATGGCAACAGTTGCCATTCGTCGCCCTCGACACCGAATTCATGCGGGTCGACACCTTTTATCCGATTGCCGGCCTGCTGCAGATTGGCGACGGCAAGCGTGCCTACCTGATCGACCCCTTGACCATCGACAACTGGCAACCCTTGGCCGCGCTCCTGGAAAACCCGGCGGTGCTCAAGGTGCTCCACGCGTGCAGTGAAGACCTTGAAGTGCTGCTGCGCCTGACCGGCAGCCTGCCCGCGCCCTTGTTCGATACTCAACTGGCCGCCGCCTACCTGAACCTGGGTTTCTCCATGGGTTACTCGCGGCTGGTGCAGGAAGTGCTGGGTATCGAGCTGCCCAAGGGCGAGACCCGGTCTGACTGGTTGCAACGGCCCCTGTCTGACACCCAGATCAGCTACGCCGCGGAGGATGCGGTGCATCTGGCGGAAGTTTTCGTACAGCTGCGTCCAAAACTGTCCGACGAAAAATCTGCCTGGGTATTGGAGGACGGTGCCGAACTGGTGGCCAACCTCCGTCGCGAAGTGGACCCCTATGAGGTTTATCGCGAGGCCAAGCTGGCCTGGAAACTTTCCCGGGCTCAGTTGGCCGTGCTGCGTGAGCTGTGCGCCTGGCGCGAACGCGAGGCGCGCGCCCGTGACCTGCCGCGCAACCGCATCATCCGTGAGCATTCGCTGTGGCCCCTGGCCCGCACGCAGCCGGATAACCTCGGCGCGCTGGCGAAAATCGAAGACATGCATCCGCGTACTGTGCGCCAGGATGGCGAGTTCCTGCTGGATCTGATCAAGCGCGCCGCCAGCGTACCGCCTGAGCAATGGCCCCCGGCCGTGGCCGAGCCATTGCCTATCGAGGCCTCGGCGCTGGTCAAGCGCCTGCGGGCGTTGGGGCAGGCTGAAGCCGAGCGCCTGGGTATCGCACCGGAACTGATGCTGCGCAAGAAAACCCTCGAAGCGCTGATCAAGAGCGGCTTCCCCGAGGGACCTTACCAATTGCCCGATTCGCTGCGTGGCTGGCGTCGCGAATTGATGGGCCAGGCGCTGCTCGACAGCCTGGCCACTGCCGGAGAACAGCCTTGA
- a CDS encoding class I SAM-dependent methyltransferase — MSGPPPSTVELEFARQHDQEHAQVCCQPAPRRLRLALWRDDQMVRNALKAAGEPGLVLDVACGAGRYWPVLAEHANRVILAADSSADMLDHALTHHGGALLERVKTFPSSAFTLGLSANAVDCIFCLQLFRHISASEHRLALLREFHRVSRDTVIVSVQIEGRLNIGHSAQRRLAVKAEIEAEFRQAGFTVLWHQDFLPGFALTRVYVLRKTG; from the coding sequence ATGTCCGGGCCACCCCCATCCACCGTTGAGCTTGAGTTCGCCAGGCAACATGACCAGGAGCATGCGCAGGTTTGCTGCCAGCCGGCGCCTCGACGGTTGCGCCTGGCGCTCTGGCGTGACGATCAGATGGTGCGCAATGCCTTGAAAGCGGCCGGCGAGCCGGGGTTGGTGCTGGATGTGGCATGTGGGGCGGGGCGGTACTGGCCGGTGCTGGCCGAGCATGCCAATCGGGTGATCCTGGCGGCGGACTCGTCTGCGGACATGCTCGATCATGCGCTTACCCACCATGGCGGTGCGTTACTCGAACGGGTCAAGACGTTCCCCAGCTCGGCGTTCACCCTTGGGCTGTCGGCGAACGCTGTGGATTGCATTTTTTGTCTGCAACTGTTTCGGCACATCAGCGCCAGCGAGCATCGCCTGGCGTTGCTGCGCGAATTTCATCGGGTCAGTCGTGACACGGTGATCGTGTCGGTTCAAATCGAGGGGCGCCTCAACATCGGCCATTCGGCGCAACGAAGGCTGGCCGTCAAGGCCGAGATTGAAGCCGAGTTCCGCCAGGCCGGTTTCACCGTGCTGTGGCATCAGGATTTCCTGCCCGGTTTTGCGTTGACGCGGGTTTATGTACTTCGTAAGACCGGTTAG
- a CDS encoding phosphoethanolamine transferase, producing the protein MPTIKAVRPEWVTLVASAFLLLGFNVVLWQHLQAITTADARGLLMCLAFGVMIFCAFNLVLTLVAFRPVLKPVLMVLFLISAGVAYFMAQYGVLIDAGMLRNFAETNATEVRDLLSLKLFAYIGLLGVLPSWLLFKTPINYRRWPKDLLSKLLVGVASAAVIGVVALANYQGLSSLFRNHHELRLMIVPSNYIGASIGYLREQVASAKQPFIAVGEDASRNPAWQTHARKSLTVLVVGESARAENFGILGYNRDTTPKLNKEAGLIAFTDVHSCGTETAVSVPCMFSNMGRKNYDASKAKNEEGLLDVLKRAGLDVIWRDNQSGCKGTCDRVTLQDVSNLKDPALCASSECRDEILLQGLQHFIDTLDKDTVLVLHQMGSHGPEYFKRYPKEYEHFTPVCESNALNNCSRESIVNGYDNTLVYTDHVLSTLIDLLRANQDKVDTAMLYLSDHGESLGEYNLFLHGTPYMLAPEQQKHVAMLAWFSDSYQKSFSVDTHCLQLSREKPLSQDNLFHSMLGLLEVNSKVYNPDLDMFASCRGAVIDGVLARE; encoded by the coding sequence ATGCCGACAATCAAAGCCGTGCGCCCCGAGTGGGTGACGCTGGTCGCCAGTGCCTTTTTATTATTGGGCTTCAACGTCGTGCTCTGGCAACACTTGCAAGCGATCACGACGGCTGATGCCCGAGGCCTGCTGATGTGCCTGGCATTCGGTGTGATGATTTTCTGCGCGTTCAACCTGGTGTTGACGCTCGTGGCGTTCCGTCCAGTGCTCAAGCCTGTGCTGATGGTCCTGTTTCTGATCAGCGCTGGCGTGGCGTATTTCATGGCCCAATACGGTGTGCTGATCGATGCCGGCATGTTGCGCAACTTTGCCGAAACCAATGCCACGGAAGTTCGTGACCTGTTGTCGTTGAAGTTGTTTGCCTATATCGGCTTATTAGGCGTTTTGCCCTCCTGGTTATTGTTCAAGACTCCGATTAATTATCGGCGCTGGCCCAAGGATTTGCTAAGTAAGCTATTGGTCGGCGTGGCCTCGGCCGCGGTGATCGGCGTGGTTGCCCTGGCCAACTATCAGGGTTTGTCTTCACTGTTTCGCAACCATCATGAACTGCGGTTGATGATCGTGCCGAGTAATTACATCGGCGCATCGATCGGTTACCTGCGCGAGCAAGTCGCATCGGCCAAGCAGCCGTTCATCGCTGTCGGTGAAGACGCAAGCCGTAACCCGGCCTGGCAAACCCACGCACGCAAGTCCCTGACTGTACTGGTAGTGGGGGAGAGCGCTCGTGCCGAGAACTTCGGCATCCTTGGATATAACCGCGACACCACGCCGAAGCTAAACAAGGAAGCGGGCCTGATCGCTTTCACCGATGTCCACTCCTGCGGCACCGAAACCGCTGTATCAGTGCCATGCATGTTTTCCAACATGGGGCGCAAGAACTACGACGCCAGCAAGGCCAAGAATGAAGAGGGCCTGCTGGATGTGCTCAAGCGCGCCGGGCTGGACGTGATCTGGCGGGACAACCAATCCGGCTGCAAGGGTACGTGCGACCGGGTCACCTTGCAGGATGTCAGCAATCTCAAGGATCCGGCCCTTTGCGCCAGCAGTGAATGCCGTGACGAAATCCTCCTCCAGGGACTTCAGCATTTCATCGACACGCTTGATAAGGACACCGTGCTGGTGCTGCACCAGATGGGCAGCCACGGCCCGGAATACTTCAAGCGTTATCCCAAGGAGTACGAGCATTTCACCCCGGTGTGCGAAAGCAACGCGCTGAACAATTGCAGCCGCGAGAGCATCGTCAACGGCTACGACAACACCCTGGTCTATACCGACCACGTGCTGTCGACCTTGATCGACTTGTTGCGGGCCAATCAGGACAAGGTCGACACGGCCATGTTGTACCTGTCGGACCATGGTGAATCCCTGGGTGAATACAACCTGTTCCTCCACGGCACCCCTTACATGCTCGCCCCGGAACAACAGAAGCATGTGGCGATGCTGGCCTGGTTCTCCGACAGCTACCAGAAGTCCTTCTCGGTCGACACCCATTGCCTGCAGCTGAGTCGCGAGAAGCCCCTGAGCCAGGACAACCTGTTTCATTCGATGCTCGGGCTGTTGGAGGTCAACAGCAAGGTCTACAACCCGGACCTGGATATGTTCGCCAGTTGTCGCGGCGCGGTGATCGACGGCGTGCTGGCCCGGGAGTGA
- a CDS encoding glutamine synthetase family protein, whose translation MSLAQLSFAPVQHAHAFLEQHPDIELFELFILDSNGVPRGKLLHRDELLAVYESGRPLPSTILGLTLNGDDVENSGLVWDVGDIDCRAYPIAGSLQRMPWRLIPTAAVQVAMHPQEGMPATVADPRYLLGRVIEALQADGYYPVMAAELEFYLLDAQRDSQGRPQPARDADGGRPRATQVYGLRELEQIEPFLADLYAACRLQGIPARTAISEYAPGQVEITLQHRPDALQAMDEAVRYKRLVKGVAHKHGMVACFMAKPFDHLAGSGMHMHVSLADRDGNNLFASEAADGTPLLRHAVGGMLDTLLDSLLLFCPNANSYRRFQSNSYAPLAATWGVDNRTVSLRVPGGPASSRHIEHRICGADANPYLAAAAILAGIHRGIREQCDPGSPVEGNGYAQATELLPTDWLTTLRALEASSWAREAFGTAFLDVYLAVKGAEYRQFMGEVGEQDWRWYLNQA comes from the coding sequence ATGAGCCTTGCCCAACTCTCTTTCGCACCCGTGCAACACGCCCACGCATTCCTTGAACAACACCCAGATATCGAATTGTTCGAGCTGTTCATCCTCGATAGCAATGGCGTGCCTCGGGGCAAATTGTTGCACCGGGACGAGTTACTGGCGGTCTACGAAAGTGGCCGACCGTTGCCCAGCACGATCCTCGGGTTGACCCTCAATGGCGATGACGTGGAAAACTCCGGATTGGTGTGGGACGTCGGCGACATCGACTGCCGCGCCTATCCCATCGCCGGTAGCTTGCAACGCATGCCGTGGCGGCTCATCCCGACAGCCGCCGTGCAGGTCGCCATGCACCCCCAGGAAGGGATGCCCGCGACGGTTGCCGATCCACGTTATCTGCTTGGGCGGGTGATCGAGGCCTTGCAGGCCGACGGTTATTACCCGGTGATGGCCGCAGAGCTGGAGTTCTACCTGCTGGACGCCCAGCGCGACAGCCAGGGCCGGCCGCAACCGGCGCGGGACGCCGACGGCGGCCGACCGCGCGCCACCCAGGTCTACGGTTTGCGCGAACTGGAACAGATCGAGCCGTTTCTGGCAGACCTGTATGCCGCGTGCAGGTTGCAAGGCATTCCGGCACGCACAGCGATTTCCGAATACGCGCCCGGACAGGTGGAAATCACGCTGCAGCACCGCCCCGATGCCTTGCAAGCCATGGACGAAGCGGTGCGCTACAAGCGGCTGGTCAAGGGCGTGGCGCACAAGCACGGCATGGTGGCATGTTTCATGGCCAAGCCATTCGATCACTTGGCGGGTTCCGGCATGCACATGCACGTCAGCCTGGCGGACCGGGACGGCAACAACCTGTTTGCCAGCGAAGCCGCCGACGGCACGCCGCTGCTGCGTCACGCGGTGGGCGGCATGCTCGACACCCTGCTCGATTCGCTGCTGCTGTTCTGCCCTAACGCCAACTCCTACCGCAGGTTCCAGAGCAACAGCTACGCACCGCTGGCTGCGACCTGGGGCGTAGACAACCGCACGGTCAGCCTGAGGGTGCCCGGCGGCCCGGCCTCGTCGCGGCACATCGAACATCGTATTTGCGGCGCAGATGCCAACCCGTACCTGGCGGCGGCGGCGATATTGGCCGGCATCCATCGCGGTATCCGCGAGCAATGCGATCCCGGCTCGCCGGTTGAAGGCAACGGTTATGCCCAGGCAACCGAATTGCTGCCGACCGACTGGCTCACCACCTTGCGCGCCCTTGAAGCTTCGAGCTGGGCGCGGGAAGCCTTTGGCACAGCGTTTCTGGACGTTTACCTGGCGGTCAAGGGCGCCGAGTACCGGCAATTCATGGGCGAGGTGGGGGAGCAGGACTGGCGCTGGTACCTGAATCAAGCTTGA
- a CDS encoding LysR family transcriptional regulator, with protein sequence MLNSNSLRKLDMQDLMVFSAVYEQSSVSGVSEALCVSQSTVSYCLKKLRTCFEDELFINTRTGMRPTDRAEGMYDHVRAILQSINLCHAGAPTFDPTGQAVTFNICAPEYFEHLILPHLLRGFDYADLPVIVNVHKLQADIPAQELRDGSLDLVICFGPNFHSNHADFKSRQLLEEDLVCVVDKQATPLEPQLSLQSFVQRRHVFPTPWASATNMVDGWLSQQAQQRQIAARANSYSAALKLITGTDFILTLPRRIQKLLASEATFNHHEAPRGLPGFTLNMQWSQAADQDSANTWLREQIIKACVARDA encoded by the coding sequence ATGCTGAACAGTAATTCCCTCAGAAAGCTCGATATGCAAGACCTCATGGTGTTTAGCGCCGTGTACGAGCAAAGCAGCGTCTCTGGCGTGTCCGAGGCATTGTGTGTCAGCCAGTCAACCGTCAGTTACTGCCTCAAGAAATTGCGGACCTGTTTCGAAGACGAACTGTTTATCAACACCCGCACCGGCATGCGCCCCACCGACCGAGCCGAGGGCATGTACGACCATGTGCGGGCCATTTTGCAAAGTATCAATTTGTGCCATGCCGGCGCGCCAACGTTCGACCCGACGGGGCAAGCCGTCACGTTCAATATCTGCGCACCGGAGTATTTCGAACACCTGATCCTGCCGCACCTGCTGCGGGGCTTCGATTACGCCGATTTGCCGGTGATAGTCAACGTGCACAAGCTACAGGCCGACATACCCGCCCAGGAACTGCGCGACGGCAGTCTGGACTTGGTGATCTGCTTCGGTCCGAACTTCCACAGCAATCATGCCGACTTCAAATCCCGGCAACTGCTGGAGGAAGACCTGGTCTGCGTCGTGGATAAACAGGCGACGCCGCTGGAACCGCAACTGAGCCTTCAGTCCTTCGTCCAGCGCCGCCACGTTTTCCCGACGCCCTGGGCCTCCGCCACCAACATGGTGGACGGCTGGCTGTCGCAACAGGCACAACAGCGGCAGATCGCCGCTCGCGCCAACAGCTACAGCGCCGCATTGAAATTGATCACCGGTACCGACTTCATCCTGACCCTGCCCCGTCGCATCCAGAAACTGCTGGCCAGCGAGGCAACCTTCAATCATCACGAAGCGCCCAGAGGCCTGCCCGGTTTCACCTTGAACATGCAGTGGAGCCAGGCCGCTGACCAGGACAGCGCCAACACCTGGCTGCGCGAGCAGATCATCAAGGCCTGCGTCGCACGCGACGCTTGA
- a CDS encoding 5-carboxymethyl-2-hydroxymuconate Delta-isomerase — translation MPHLHMEYTANLAGLKADVALLRLNNALVASGQFAAESDIKSRAVKLETFRVGTGMGERGFVHVKLALLSGRSPEIKKQLADSLLAVVQELGPWPADVSVQLCVEILDIDRGPYAKALIGN, via the coding sequence ATGCCTCACCTGCACATGGAGTACACCGCTAATCTGGCCGGGTTGAAAGCCGATGTCGCACTGTTGCGCCTGAACAACGCGCTGGTGGCGTCCGGTCAGTTCGCCGCCGAGTCCGATATCAAGAGCCGGGCCGTGAAACTCGAGACTTTCCGGGTAGGCACGGGCATGGGGGAACGGGGTTTCGTGCACGTGAAGCTGGCCTTGCTGAGCGGCCGCTCGCCGGAAATCAAGAAGCAACTGGCCGACAGCCTGCTGGCCGTTGTCCAGGAACTCGGCCCATGGCCGGCCGATGTTTCGGTGCAGTTGTGCGTGGAAATCCTCGACATCGATCGCGGCCCTTATGCCAAGGCCTTGATCGGCAATTGA
- a CDS encoding LysR family transcriptional regulator has protein sequence MNRNELRKADINLMVVFETLMLERNVTRVAEKLFLGQPTISSALNRLRKMFNDPLFIRVGHRMEPTARAEEIIRHLSPALDSLSVALSLTHDFEPASSTMTFRIGLSDDVEFGLLPPLLGSLRQEAPNIVFVVQHVDYWRIPDLLASGDITVGISQTRGLPANAKRKLLRHIQPRVLRADASDTPLTLDEYCSRPHVLVSHTANVAGFADEWLAEIGRTRQVVLSVPQYSALPALLAGTDLIASLPDYTAAAMAASGQLFSEPFPFTTPALDLSMVWLSHVDSDPAERWLRSRLEAFMGERVVSAQP, from the coding sequence ATGAATCGCAACGAATTGCGCAAGGCCGACATCAACCTGATGGTGGTTTTCGAAACGCTGATGCTTGAGCGCAACGTGACGCGGGTGGCGGAAAAACTGTTCCTGGGCCAGCCAACCATCAGCTCTGCTCTCAATCGCTTGCGCAAGATGTTCAATGATCCGCTGTTCATTCGCGTCGGTCACCGCATGGAGCCGACGGCCCGGGCCGAGGAAATTATCCGGCATCTTTCGCCGGCACTGGATTCGCTGTCGGTGGCCTTGAGCCTGACGCACGATTTCGAGCCTGCCAGCAGCACCATGACGTTTCGCATTGGCCTGTCCGATGACGTCGAGTTCGGCCTGTTGCCGCCGCTATTGGGCAGCCTGCGGCAAGAAGCGCCGAACATCGTGTTTGTGGTCCAGCACGTCGACTACTGGCGTATCCCCGATTTGCTGGCATCGGGCGACATCACCGTGGGCATCAGCCAGACGCGCGGGCTGCCGGCCAATGCCAAGCGCAAATTGTTGCGACACATCCAGCCCCGCGTACTGCGCGCCGATGCGTCGGATACGCCGCTGACCCTGGATGAGTACTGCTCGCGGCCTCATGTGCTGGTGTCCCACACCGCCAACGTAGCCGGTTTTGCTGACGAATGGCTGGCCGAAATCGGTCGCACGCGCCAAGTGGTGCTCTCGGTTCCGCAATACAGCGCATTGCCGGCGTTGCTGGCCGGCACTGATCTGATCGCCAGTTTGCCGGACTACACCGCAGCCGCCATGGCCGCTTCGGGGCAACTGTTCAGCGAACCCTTTCCCTTCACGACCCCGGCGCTGGACTTGTCCATGGTCTGGCTGAGCCATGTCGACAGTGATCCGGCCGAACGCTGGTTACGCTCCCGGCTGGAGGCTTTCATGGGCGAGCGCGTCGTCTCGGCACAACCATGA
- a CDS encoding DUF6311 domain-containing protein codes for MIVRGKHYLISSLPVLLGVLAFLLVIGPRVLDPTNIAWLGEGDAATHYMGWAFFRHSPWTFPLGMNPSYGLELGNGIIFSDSNPLLALLFKPFSAWLPETFQYFGLWLLTCFILQAWFAWKLVGLLTPSVWIRLLGAGLFVFSPPMFLRMGGHLSLSGHFLILAALYLALRPDLHRRRLAWGALLAATALVHAYLLAMVALIWLADLATQVVRRRMSRGDALIELAGLFLLVAFCCWQAGYFSVGGGTVAGGYGLYRLNVMSLINPSGWSHTLRDMPQGPGDYEGFNYLGLGVLMLAICAGVALLQGSTGLVRAVRHRRLLLWALIGLTLFSLTNTLGIGMVSVHYWLPDILEKAANVFRAAGRMFWPVFYAIVFAVIFLVIRGNKPRAAVCLLAIAVVVQILDTHAGWAGLRKSRMIASASSWPTSLVDPFWASAAGHYSKVRTLMPQNQPDSWMLSSQYALTYGLETDGVYLGRMGDRAIEQAQRHADQMLATGRYDADSLYILDSRATLLAAQTVNRQTDLLTRIDGLVVLAPGWKTCTQCPPFADETLDVQVKLGERQVFSRSHGMLVGGWGRVEEWGVWSQGSEAEMVLRVPPEARVISIEAAAFVQPQHTRQRVEVSINGVAALSTQFTRMQDNTLELPLTPAIRETIGVNGQVRVHFRLPDAISPKALGLGMDERIMALGLKSMTVK; via the coding sequence ATGATCGTTCGTGGCAAGCACTACCTGATTTCCTCGCTGCCCGTGCTGTTGGGTGTGTTGGCCTTTTTATTGGTGATAGGCCCCCGGGTGCTGGACCCGACGAACATTGCCTGGTTGGGGGAGGGCGACGCGGCGACCCACTACATGGGCTGGGCGTTCTTCCGTCATTCGCCCTGGACCTTTCCATTGGGAATGAACCCTTCCTATGGCCTGGAACTGGGCAACGGCATCATTTTTTCCGATTCCAATCCGCTGCTGGCATTGCTGTTCAAGCCCTTCAGCGCCTGGCTTCCCGAGACATTCCAGTATTTTGGCCTGTGGCTGCTGACCTGTTTCATCTTGCAAGCATGGTTCGCCTGGAAACTGGTTGGCCTGCTGACGCCGTCGGTGTGGATCAGGCTGTTGGGCGCGGGCTTGTTCGTGTTTTCGCCTCCGATGTTCCTGCGCATGGGCGGGCATCTGTCCCTGTCCGGGCACTTCCTGATCCTGGCCGCCCTGTACCTGGCGCTGCGGCCCGACTTGCACAGGCGCCGGCTGGCCTGGGGCGCGCTGCTGGCTGCGACGGCGCTGGTGCACGCATACCTGTTGGCCATGGTGGCGTTGATCTGGCTGGCTGACCTCGCCACTCAGGTCGTCAGGCGTCGGATGTCCCGAGGCGATGCGTTGATTGAACTGGCGGGACTGTTCCTACTCGTCGCGTTCTGCTGCTGGCAGGCGGGTTATTTCAGTGTTGGCGGCGGGACGGTGGCGGGCGGCTATGGATTGTATCGCCTGAACGTCATGTCGCTGATCAACCCCAGTGGCTGGTCGCACACGTTGCGAGACATGCCTCAGGGCCCGGGCGACTACGAGGGGTTCAACTATCTGGGGCTGGGCGTCTTGATGTTGGCGATCTGCGCCGGTGTGGCGCTGCTGCAAGGCAGTACCGGTCTTGTCCGCGCGGTGCGCCATAGGCGGTTATTGCTGTGGGCATTGATCGGGCTGACGCTTTTTTCCCTGACCAATACCCTCGGTATCGGCATGGTGAGTGTGCATTATTGGCTGCCAGACATTCTTGAAAAGGCGGCGAATGTGTTTCGCGCAGCCGGTCGGATGTTCTGGCCGGTGTTCTATGCCATCGTGTTTGCCGTGATTTTCCTGGTGATCCGCGGCAACAAACCGCGGGCCGCGGTGTGTCTGCTGGCGATTGCCGTGGTGGTGCAGATCCTGGATACCCACGCTGGATGGGCCGGCCTGCGCAAGAGTCGGATGATCGCGTCCGCCTCGAGTTGGCCGACCTCGCTGGTTGATCCTTTCTGGGCCAGCGCCGCCGGTCACTATTCAAAAGTCCGGACGTTGATGCCGCAGAACCAGCCGGACAGTTGGATGTTGAGCAGCCAATACGCCTTGACCTATGGCCTGGAGACCGATGGGGTCTACCTGGGGCGCATGGGCGATCGGGCGATCGAGCAAGCGCAGCGACATGCCGACCAGATGCTTGCCACGGGCCGATATGACGCGGATTCGCTGTACATTCTCGACAGTCGCGCCACGCTGCTGGCGGCGCAAACCGTCAATCGCCAGACCGATCTGCTGACCCGCATCGACGGCCTCGTGGTCCTGGCGCCGGGCTGGAAAACGTGCACCCAGTGCCCGCCGTTCGCCGACGAAACGCTTGATGTGCAAGTGAAGCTCGGCGAGCGCCAGGTTTTCAGTCGTAGCCATGGGATGCTGGTCGGCGGTTGGGGCCGCGTCGAGGAGTGGGGCGTGTGGTCCCAGGGGAGCGAGGCTGAGATGGTCTTGCGGGTGCCGCCAGAGGCCAGGGTCATTAGCATCGAGGCGGCGGCGTTCGTGCAGCCGCAGCACACGCGCCAGCGAGTCGAGGTTTCGATCAACGGCGTTGCGGCGTTGTCGACGCAGTTCACACGTATGCAGGACAACACCCTGGAACTGCCCCTGACGCCGGCCATTCGCGAAACGATTGGCGTGAATGGGCAGGTGCGCGTGCATTTTCGTTTGCCCGATGCAATCAGTCCCAAGGCCCTAGGCCTGGGTATGGATGAACGCATCATGGCCTTGGGATTGAAGTCCATGACGGTGAAGTGA
- a CDS encoding GtrA family protein, producing MTWTQSPLLRRALRFALTGLVVTGVHVVAAVLFMHLILANPPLANGFAFVVATVLSYLINTLWSFSARLHGRTLGRFLVVSIGGFWLAMLVAWIAQNAGLGYLAGIAAVALIIPVFTFILHNFWTYR from the coding sequence GTGACCTGGACGCAATCGCCGTTGTTGCGACGTGCCTTGCGCTTTGCCCTGACGGGCCTGGTCGTTACCGGGGTGCACGTGGTGGCCGCTGTGCTGTTCATGCACCTGATCCTGGCGAATCCGCCGCTGGCCAATGGTTTCGCCTTCGTAGTAGCGACCGTGCTGTCGTATCTGATCAACACCCTCTGGAGCTTTTCCGCACGGTTGCATGGCCGCACCCTTGGCCGTTTCCTGGTGGTTTCAATTGGCGGTTTCTGGCTGGCGATGCTGGTTGCCTGGATCGCCCAAAATGCCGGCCTGGGTTACCTGGCCGGCATTGCAGCCGTCGCGCTGATCATTCCGGTGTTCACCTTCATTCTGCATAATTTCTGGACGTATCGATGA
- a CDS encoding class I SAM-dependent methyltransferase, which produces MDLKETDILGPDIDRHWYYRSKARAMLHMLKGTSARTLLDVGAGSGFFSHHLLTHTDTAQAWCVDISYPADSDASTAGKPVRYRRAIDALDADLVLLMDVLEHVDDDLGLLKMYVDKVPSGSRFLITVPAFQFLWSGHDDFLEHKRRYTLGQLERVVAQAGLQVQQGAYYFGLVFPIAAALRLLPRARSEVPAKSQLSRHSPLVNGVLKSLCSLERPFMGANRIAGLTVFCLAQKP; this is translated from the coding sequence ATGGATCTCAAGGAAACCGACATCCTGGGCCCTGATATCGACCGGCATTGGTATTACCGTTCGAAAGCGCGGGCCATGCTCCACATGCTCAAGGGCACCTCGGCCAGGACGCTGCTGGACGTCGGCGCCGGCTCGGGTTTTTTCTCCCATCATTTGTTGACCCATACCGATACGGCCCAGGCCTGGTGCGTGGACATCAGTTATCCCGCCGACTCCGATGCCAGCACCGCCGGCAAACCGGTCCGCTACCGACGGGCCATCGATGCGCTGGACGCCGACCTGGTGTTGCTGATGGATGTGCTTGAACACGTGGATGATGACTTGGGACTGCTCAAGATGTATGTCGACAAGGTGCCGTCCGGCAGTCGCTTCCTGATCACGGTGCCGGCGTTCCAGTTTCTCTGGAGCGGCCACGATGATTTTCTCGAGCACAAGCGCCGCTATACCCTTGGGCAACTGGAGCGCGTCGTGGCGCAGGCCGGTTTGCAGGTGCAACAAGGTGCATATTATTTCGGCCTGGTATTCCCCATTGCCGCCGCCCTGCGCCTGTTGCCGCGCGCCCGTTCCGAGGTGCCGGCCAAGTCGCAACTGTCGCGGCATTCTCCGTTGGTCAATGGCGTGCTGAAGTCATTGTGCAGCCTGGAACGTCCGTTCATGGGCGCCAACCGTATCGCCGGCCTGACTGTGTTCTGCCTGGCGCAGAAGCCGTGA